The following are encoded together in the Microtus ochrogaster isolate Prairie Vole_2 unplaced genomic scaffold, MicOch1.0 UNK21, whole genome shotgun sequence genome:
- the LOC101983485 gene encoding olfactory receptor 4K2-like, with amino-acid sequence MERLNSSRVLEFVLLGLTDSPKLQIFFFVTFSIFYLVTMLGNCLILFTVFSTSQLHSPMFFLLSNLSLIDICLSSFATPKMIMDFFAHHKTISFEGCISQIFLLHLFTGTEIVLLISMSFDRYVAICKPLYYSTLMSQKMCLGLVVTSWMVGFLHTMSQLIFVLYLPFCGPNVVDSFFCDLPLVIQLACIDTYVLGIFMVSSSGVIALISFLLLLISYIVVLVTIRDHSSIGTSKALSTCTSHFIVVLMFFVPCIFIYVWPFTNFLVDKILSVFYTIFTPFLNPLIYTLRNQEVRAAVKKKISHHYFPFGKTTPRYTVRSLQRS; translated from the coding sequence ATGGAGAGGCTTAACTcttccagagtactggaattTGTGCTACTTGGACTCACTGATTCTCCCAAGCTTCAGATATTCTTCTTTgtgacattttccattttctatttagTTACAATGCTTGGGAACTGCCTCATTCTGTTCACTGTCTTCTCCACTTCACAACTCCACTCCCCCATGTTCTTCCTGCTCAGCAACCTCTCTCTGATTGACATATGCCTCTCCTCCTTTGCCACACCAAAGATGATCATGGACTTCTTTGCTCACCACAAGACCATTTCTTTTGAGGGATGCATTTCCCAAATCTTTCTTTTGCATCTTTTCACTGGAACTGAAATTGTGCTGCTGATTTCCATGTCTTTTGACAGGTATGTTGCCATATGTAAGCCTCTTTACTATTCAACACTTATGAGCCAAAAAATGTGTTTGGGGCTCGTGGTAACTTCTTGGATGGTAGGCTTCTTACATACAATGAGCCAATTaatttttgttctgtatttaCCCTTCTGTGGTCCTAATGTAGTAGACAGTTTCTTTTGTGATCTTCCTTTGGTAATCCAGCTGGCTTGTATAGATACATATGTTCTTGGTATCTTCATGGTCTCATCCAGTGGTGTTATTGCTCTTATAAGTTTTCTGCTTTTGCTCATCTCTTATATTGTGGTGCTTGTAACTATCAGAGACCACTCCTCAATTGGAACATCTAAGGCTCTTTCCACCTGCACTTCACATTTCATAGTTGTGCTAATGTTCTTTGTaccttgcatttttatttatgtgtggcCCTTCACAAACTTTTTGGTGGATAAAATTCTCTCTGTTTTCTATACCATCTTCACCCCTTTCTTGAATCCACTTATCTATACTTTAAGAAACCAGGAAGTGAGGGCagcagtgaagaaaaaaataagtcaccACTATTTCCCCTTTGGGAAAACAACTCCACGTTATACAGTAAGAAGCCTGCAGAGATCCTAA